In Dehalococcoidales bacterium, the genomic window GGGATAATATTTGTTTGATGCTAAATACCGTTTGGGAATCGAAATAGATTATTCTGATTGGGGGGCAAAATGGGTATATTCAAAAAGAAGCAGCAGCCGGTCGTTAACAACATCGAGTTGAAGTGCTCCGTGGAAGGGTGCTCTTTTACCTGCAGTCATACTGTTCTCTTCGAGAGGCACATGAACTGGAAGCACCCGGAGTTAACCCAGGGCACGAAAAAAGCCTGAAGCGTAAAATGGGTATCTGACCCCGCCTGACACTATCAGGAATGGTTGATTCCTGAGCAGTTGGGGTCAGCACCGTCCTGTGCTGACTCCAACCGTATTAGTTATGTTTCAACCGCAAGCTCATCGCGCGGTCAACTTTTTTGCCTTGAGGTGTCTCCCGCTGCGGCGACATATTGCAGGGCTTCTTCCAGGGTAATAACATCGGCAAACTTGGCGTTCATATCGAAAAGACTGACCAGGTGTGATAGCTCGAACTTGTCGAAGACGCACTCTTCAACCACGAAACACGGATAGCCGTGTGACCAGGCTCCCACCACCGTGGCACGCACACAAACCGAGGTAACGCAACCCGCGACCAGCAGGCAATCAATGCCCATGGTCTGCAGGCAGGACAGCAACGGTGTCCCCTCAAAGGCATTGGCTTTGGTCTTGCTGTGTATTACCAGCTCTGAACTCAAAGGAGCTATTTCGTCAACAATTTCATAGCCTTTCAGCCGTCTTTCCAGGTCTTTGCTCTGTATCGTTTTCGGTGACCCCGCTGATGGTTTGGTTGGTCCAACGCAGAATTGCTGAGTCACGGCGTCATTAGCGGTGAAAATCGCCGGAATCTTCTGGATCCGGCAAGCACCGAGGAGCTTCTTAATATTTTCCAGCGCCGTCCAGCCCGCTTCACCGCAGCTGGTGCGGTACTCGTCAACAGCCTGGAGCACCGGCATCGGCCTGGAGCCAAGAAAGCCTCTGGTGACGTCGATTATGAGCAGGGCTGGATTAGTCCCGTACTCCTGTCTGGAGCTGTAGCCCAGTTTCTGGTAGAGCGCCCGGTCAGTTTCGGGTAAAATTTCCTCCCAGCGTCTCATTGTCAGCCTCCATCTTGATGCTATTTCACCACAATTATGACTCCCCGCTTCCGGCGGGACTGCAAGCTTCTTATATCCCCAGTTCTTCCCCGACGATAATGACGGTTATCCTCTCCTTCTCCCGCTGGTGTTCGATGATGCAGACGTTGTTACACATTCTCTCCATGACCCGGCAGTCAACGCAAACTCCTGCTTTGGCGCAGGGTACCGGGTGACCTCTCCGCCGGGACTGTATCGGGACTACGTAGTCCTTTATCCTGCGTATGGCCGCGTCAACATCATGGACAATCTTGTTTATCCCGGCAATGGCGACTACCTTGCCCGGTCCGAAGATTATCGCCCCGACACGGTTACCGGTACCGTCAATACAGACCAATTTCCCATCAGTGGTCAGCGCATTAACACTGGTGATGAAGACATCGGCGAGCAGGCTGCGCGTGCGCTTGATATGCGCGGAGTCTTTGCCGAGTTTCTGAACGTCTTCTCCAATCAGGTCATAGTTCCCCTGGCGTAAAGCATTCTTCACGCCAATATCATCAAGGGTGCGTGACCCTCCGTACCCTACTTCACTGCCCTCCGGAATCAGGCTCATCACCTTTTCCAGCGCTTCCTCTTTTGTCTTGACAAAAATCCCGGTTATGTTGTTCTTCTCCAGCGCCTTGATAACTCTGCCGGCCAGTGTTTCCTGGTACCACCCCCGGGCTTCAATCAGTTTAGCCAGGTCTTCATCCATTACGAAAACGCCTCCATTTTTGTATTTATCTTAAAGTTCGTGCAAGTGTGTCCAGAACGGTGTCCAGTGACGGGTCAGGCTGCCGTGACGTCTGGTCAGCCAGGGGTGTTTTGCCGACGAAACGGTAGAGGTCAGCGGCGCCCCGCAATATGAGAGGGGTCATGCCCAGGCTTTCAAAGGTAGCGGCAATCTCTTCCATTTCACCGACCCACCGCCGCGCCCGTCGCGGCATTGATGGGATGCGTCCGATGAGTGCCTGTATAACATCACTTCGGCTTATCTCAAACTCAGCCTGGAGCGCTTCCTCGAGGCCGAGCGCTCTGGCTGCCACCATGAGTTCCGTGCACAGCGCGGTGATTCCCTTGGTGGAAGCGGCGTAGACCATCTTGAGACCGGACGCCTGGCCGATATCCGGCCCCAGTGTCCGTATGTCCAGCCCGGCTCCAGCCAGCGATTCCAGCGCGGATGTATCGGGGCCGGAGCAGTAAATGCGCGTACTCTGTTTACCGGCTCGTGGTGGTGACCCGATGATGCCGGCGTCGATGAAAGCGATTCCGGCATCTGCCATGGTGCGCCCGATGTTTAGAATTGTCTGAGGCGCGATGGCGTTACAATCGGCGAATACAGGGTGGGCGCCGGTGCGGCGGATACTGTCGGCAACTCGTTGGCCCAGTGCCATGGCTTCGGCGGGTACCAGTACGGAGAGCAAGAGTTCCGCTTCGCGTACCAGATTATCCAGGGAGGGCACATCGCGCATACCCGCCTCGCTGGCCCTGAGGCGGGTCAGATCACTGCGCCCCTCCAGACAGGTAATAACGTCCAGCCCGGCATCCCGCAGCATCCTGCCGATGGCGGAGCCCATATCACCAGGACTCAGGATGCCGACTGTTCGCACATTCATTTTCCCACCGTTCCTTGTCTTTCTGCAGTTGCTCGGTTTAGTCTATCATGTTTGATAATCGCGGGGCAAAGGACGGCTAAACGGATTAAGGTCAGGCTGCTTGCTTACCTGTCTGTCCGGGGTTTGGCAGGATCAGTACAATGGCCGCGCCCAGCAGGGTCAGCATGCCGAAGCTTAGCCAGGCGCCCTGATAAGAACCCCAGGTATCATAAACTAACCCGGCTATAGGCGCACCGGCCATATTCCCCAGCATTATTATGCCGGACATGAAACCAAGTATGGTGCCAAAGCTGGTACGGCCGAAGTATTCCCGGAGCAGGGATATCCTGGTGGTGACATTAGACCCCCACCCCAGGCTGAAAGTAATGATAAAAGGTATCAGCAGCCATGCCATACCTGTGGTGACATATCCAAAGAGAAACATGCCTGCGGTCATTAAAATAAAACCGGTGGTTAACAGTCTTCTGCTACCAATCCTGTCGGCGAGCCAGCCGCTGCCGAGGCGGCCGGCAATGCTGGCCAGGGGCAGCAGAAGTGTCAACAGGCTGGAGACACCGCGGCTGAAGTTGACGCTGCTCAGATAGGGCATCATGTGCGTTATTACAGCCCCTACGACCAACGAGTGAAACATGGCCGATACTGACAGGTACCAGAAAGCCCTGGTGCGGAATGCCTGTCTGGCCGGAATGTTGACCTCCTCTATTGCCGGAGAGACAGGTACTTCTTCCGTCTCCGGCGGACTGCTGATATCACCATCAGGCTGATAGCCATAGTTTTCCGGTTTGTGACGAACGAGCAGTGCCAGTGGCGGACCTATAACCAGCATTCCGATGCCGATAACAATCATTGTCAATCGCCATTGTAGTGTATCGATTAAGCCGGTTACAACGGGGACAAGAAGGCCGCCGAGTCCGAATCCGCTGGCGACAATGCCAATAACCAGTCCTGCCCGGCGGCGGAACCAGTTGGTAACCGCGGTCATCAGTACCGTGCCGGTACAGGTGCTCATCCCTATCGCCAGCAGGGCAAATGCCATGTAGAACACGGCGAGAGAGGAGACCTGGCTCAGAAGTAAAAAACCCAGGCTGATAATGATCGTTCCGCCCAGGATTAGTTTTCTCGGCCCCCAGCGGTCAGCCAGTAGCCCCATGATGGGAGCCAGAAGACCCGTCTCCAGGCCGCGCAGCGAAGCAGCCAGTGAAATCTGAGCGTAGCTCCAGCCGAACTCACTGGCTATTGGCTCAAAAATCGCGGTAAACCCGAAATAGACAACACCGCCGGTATAGAGTGTGAGCGCTAAACATGCGCCGACAATATACCAGCCATAAAACACCTTCGAACGTTTCTGATGGGAATCCATTAGCGGCGCGGCTTACTCCATCCGGCTGGAATTCAAACCAGGCTGTTGAACCCCGTAAGTTATCCAGGCGAAAATCATTGGTGGTAGTGTTTAATATTAGCACCTGTGTCCGTTACCTGCAAACCGGTGTAGTACCGGAGCATAGAGATGTCCCTGTCTATGGAGGGATCGGCATTAAATGTTATGGTTTTGTAACTTTTTCAGCATTGATTTTATAACTTCTTGATTTTCGCAATGGCATAATAAAAAGACCTCATGAACGGCAAGATTGAGCAGGGTTTCCTGCGCCCGGTGTTGACCATGATACTGATTGTGTTAGAGTACGGGCAGTAGAAGCACAACCGGGTCTCCGGATAGCGGCGCATCAAGCTGGAAAATAATTCGGCAGGAGGTCAAACAGTGTGGCAATTTGAGACCAGTGTGTCAGAGGTAATTCAGCGTACTCCGGATATCAAGACTTTCCGTTTTGACGTTGGCGGTCGGAAAGATATTGAGTATCAGTCAGGCCAGTTCTTCTTTGTGACCATCCGGATTGACAGCAGGGAAGCGGTACACCACTTTACGATTTCCAGTGCGCCTACGGAAACCGAAAAAAATGGCTACCTTGAGTTCACCAAGCGAATTACCGCCAGTGATTTCTCCCAGGCTTTAGACCGGATGAAGGCCGGAGACTGGGTTAGATTACGGGGCGCCGAAGGAGACTTTGTCCTCCCTGCGCAGAACGGGAAACTGGCTTTCCTCAGTGGCGGCATCGGGATTACCCCGCTACGCAGCATGTTACGCTATATGGCTGATAAAAAGCTCGATTACGATGTAGTTCTCATCTACGGTAATAATACCTGGGAGAATATCGCCTTCCGTGAGGAACTGGAAGAGATAGCCAGTACGCGCAAGAGTATCAGAATAGAATACGTACTCTCGGGGCCGGATTTCCCGCCCGGATGGGAAGGTAAAAAGGGGTTTATCACCAAGGAACTGATCACTGAACTGATGCCGGACTATCAGGAGAGAACTTTTTATCTTTCCGGCCCGCTCAGGATGGTTATCGCGCTGGAGGAACAGATCTCCGCAATCGACGTGCCGCAGGAGCAGGTCAAACGCGATTACTTCCCGGGCTATGATTAGTGTCAGGATTAAACCAAGTACGGTTT contains:
- a CDS encoding lactate utilization protein, translated to MDEDLAKLIEARGWYQETLAGRVIKALEKNNITGIFVKTKEEALEKVMSLIPEGSEVGYGGSRTLDDIGVKNALRQGNYDLIGEDVQKLGKDSAHIKRTRSLLADVFITSVNALTTDGKLVCIDGTGNRVGAIIFGPGKVVAIAGINKIVHDVDAAIRRIKDYVVPIQSRRRGHPVPCAKAGVCVDCRVMERMCNNVCIIEHQREKERITVIIVGEELGI
- a CDS encoding isochorismatase family protein, translating into MRRWEEILPETDRALYQKLGYSSRQEYGTNPALLIIDVTRGFLGSRPMPVLQAVDEYRTSCGEAGWTALENIKKLLGACRIQKIPAIFTANDAVTQQFCVGPTKPSAGSPKTIQSKDLERRLKGYEIVDEIAPLSSELVIHSKTKANAFEGTPLLSCLQTMGIDCLLVAGCVTSVCVRATVVGAWSHGYPCFVVEECVFDKFELSHLVSLFDMNAKFADVITLEEALQYVAAAGDTSRQKS
- a CDS encoding FAD-dependent oxidoreductase, which gives rise to MWQFETSVSEVIQRTPDIKTFRFDVGGRKDIEYQSGQFFFVTIRIDSREAVHHFTISSAPTETEKNGYLEFTKRITASDFSQALDRMKAGDWVRLRGAEGDFVLPAQNGKLAFLSGGIGITPLRSMLRYMADKKLDYDVVLIYGNNTWENIAFREELEEIASTRKSIRIEYVLSGPDFPPGWEGKKGFITKELITELMPDYQERTFYLSGPLRMVIALEEQISAIDVPQEQVKRDYFPGYD
- a CDS encoding MFS transporter, with product MDSHQKRSKVFYGWYIVGACLALTLYTGGVVYFGFTAIFEPIASEFGWSYAQISLAASLRGLETGLLAPIMGLLADRWGPRKLILGGTIIISLGFLLLSQVSSLAVFYMAFALLAIGMSTCTGTVLMTAVTNWFRRRAGLVIGIVASGFGLGGLLVPVVTGLIDTLQWRLTMIVIGIGMLVIGPPLALLVRHKPENYGYQPDGDISSPPETEEVPVSPAIEEVNIPARQAFRTRAFWYLSVSAMFHSLVVGAVITHMMPYLSSVNFSRGVSSLLTLLLPLASIAGRLGSGWLADRIGSRRLLTTGFILMTAGMFLFGYVTTGMAWLLIPFIITFSLGWGSNVTTRISLLREYFGRTSFGTILGFMSGIIMLGNMAGAPIAGLVYDTWGSYQGAWLSFGMLTLLGAAIVLILPNPGQTGKQAA
- a CDS encoding DUF1932 domain-containing protein, producing MNVRTVGILSPGDMGSAIGRMLRDAGLDVITCLEGRSDLTRLRASEAGMRDVPSLDNLVREAELLLSVLVPAEAMALGQRVADSIRRTGAHPVFADCNAIAPQTILNIGRTMADAGIAFIDAGIIGSPPRAGKQSTRIYCSGPDTSALESLAGAGLDIRTLGPDIGQASGLKMVYAASTKGITALCTELMVAARALGLEEALQAEFEISRSDVIQALIGRIPSMPRRARRWVGEMEEIAATFESLGMTPLILRGAADLYRFVGKTPLADQTSRQPDPSLDTVLDTLARTLR